Genomic segment of Euleptes europaea isolate rEulEur1 chromosome 6, rEulEur1.hap1, whole genome shotgun sequence:
ACTCTTTTGTAATTTAAAAGCTTGACTATGCCTGAGTATGACCCCTTGTATGTTTTTTCTGAACCCCTTCTTTCTCCTTAACTTTCTATTATAAACATtctcaaaaatatttaaaagtattttcatCCCCCCATTACTGAAATGGTGCCCATACCCCCCCATTACTGAAATTGTGCCCCCAGTGTGGGCTAACTGGCAACTGGCTACAGCAGAGAAGCCAGATTTAGTCCCTCTGTGCTAGCAGAATAGGAAGAAGCTCAGGCCCAGAGAGGCAAGTGTGTGGAGGCAGAACCATTTTATCAAACCTGGCTGGGCATAATGGTATGGTGGTGCAGATAAAGGCGGTTTTTGTGGAAGCAGCCATGGAGGACTTGCAAGTAATTATCATTGAACTCTATAGATACATAGGATAATACTTCATGAAAGGCACATAGCATGTATACTGCTAACTTTAAAATATTTCATAGTCACCAAGCCAATCATAAATTGCACCCTACGCCTAGCCTTTTAGAAGTCGAGAGGCTTGTAGAGTACTAACCACCCATGAATTCCCCACATACAGCTTGCCCATATCATTCTGTGAGTCATCTCTCACACTGAACAAGGATGCACTGGAAAAAGATAACACCAAAGCAAACAGGAGATCATTATATAGCCTTTATTTGGAAGAGGATGTAACAAAATACTCCATTTGTTTAAAattgtcagaatttttttttaaaaatacagtggcAACTGATATGTTTAACACCAGAGTACATTATGCCTCCTTCTCAGCAAGGGCACCTGAGTCTTCAGATGATGGGTTTGCTAATGGAGCTCACCAGACTCTGTCTGGAGGGATGAGCTTTGTACATTCACTTTGTCTCTAGTCTATGGCTTATTTCTAACCAGGAGAGGCACGTGAACACTTCTTGCCTTGGATCATCCAATTCCCTCTTGCAGAACTACAGTCCATAAGGAAACTTAATCTGACCTCGGATTCATCAGGTATCTTTGGCTTGTAATGAGTGAGAACTAAAAAGgttctttaaacacacacacacccctttgtgTAACATTCCCATTTTCTCTGGTGCTGCTATAAACAGAGCAGCTATCTTTTGCTTTAGGAAGGCACTTGGCACAGGGGGCTTTGCTGTTAGGTATACCAATAGAGACACAACTAGACCTTCAGGGTATACTGCACAACAACCCATTTTTGTCTTAGGCAAGAATGGCTACAGAAAAcacctgaaaaaaacaaaaattttaatcAGCACTGTCACTCCAACATCAGGTCTTCCATCCTTTAAGAAGATGGTCTACCAAGAATCAGTTGGAAAATAAGCCATGCAGGTGGTGTGGTAAGTCTAGAAGGAGGCACGACTGAAACATGGCAGAGAACAgaatggagagggagagagcgcCCATGGAAGAAAAGGTCTATAGAGTGACAGGTAGGAAGTTATGACCCATATCAGGTGCATTCATTTCCCCGTACAAAAATTTCCTTCAGGAGTCACATGTTCCTGCATAGTTGTGGGTGACAGGATACAGGAGAACATCTACGTCTAGGAAGCAGTCATTGGATACACATAGAAAAGAAAGAAGTGGTCACCTCTTAAAGAAGGTATGTGAAAGTTATAGCTTCCTGTAAGCTTCATTCTTCACCCAGATGTTTAGGAGATGGCCGCCTTTGCCTGCGTTGCAGCTCATCCACTTGGCGCTCCAAGCTGCGCACTTTGGCCTCCAGCCGTGCCCCAGAGTGGTGTGACCCACTCAGGCGGCCCAGCAGGGCATAGAGCATGAGCAGGGTCagcaggagggaaagctgaacagAACGATCATGCACCATAGAGACAATGAACATGAAGCAGGACATGAAGATGACCAGCTTAAGGCCCCACATGATGCGGCTCAAGATGGCGAGCATCAGATTCAGCAGCAGCGACAGCACCCAGTAGCCGATCAGAGCAGCCAGGCCCCAGAGAAGCAGCGTCTGCACCTGGTCAGGGCTCAGCTTCAGGAACTGAGTAGCATGATCCCCTGGAACACaataaagaaatgcaaacaatTACATTACAAATAATTACACGTACCCCATCTAATATGGTGCTACCTTCATTATTATGACAGGGTGTAAAGAAGCATCACTAGGTGCTGAAAGGAAACATTCCTCCAATGAACAATTTAGTCAGAGTGATGCTACTAGCAGGAATATAGTGAGAGTCTGAAACTTTGTTTCGGGGTGGGGGGCAATGTATGCCCATTTAATTCAATGATCACAAGCTCTTTTGTCCAGGAACTCGACACAAGAGGTCCATGGCAATGTACACAAGAGAGATTGAGAGGTATTTACAAATGTTACACAAAGACCTACCAGCAATCCCAGCACACTGACAACTGAACTGTATGATGCATGTGTTTTTAAAACACTTGTCTGCCACAATTTACATTTttaggataattttttttaatacagtatGACTAATGAGCCTGTGCTTTCAACTGAAATACACTTATTTAGGACTTGCCTCCAAGCCAGTATGACTTTTTTCTTAATACACAGACCCAGATATATTTAAAAGGGTTACCCATGGCTGCTGAAAGGCCATAATAATAATCAGGCCCATCAAATACATAATCAGGCCCATCAAATACAATAGCAAGCATTTAACAAGCTATTTTAGGCATGCCTGAAAGGCTGGACATATCCAGTGGTATTTTTTCACTTTTTGCAGTATGAacagcaccccccacccctcccatccTATCATAATGAACAACATTCTAAAAGGTTCAAAAAGCAGTTTGCTGTGGGGACTGGT
This window contains:
- the TMEM109 gene encoding transmembrane protein 109 encodes the protein MSRRDPLLWCGRQLLLQSTFAILVLLATFLVGMTSGQQHWREARREKNLQPDFLSKVTHAMRETLEDLLGPDNFLILNENVSSLFWVLSSGIAAGLFAVARIAGQFLTSFGIDGDHATQFLKLSPDQVQTLLLWGLAALIGYWVLSLLLNLMLAILSRIMWGLKLVIFMSCFMFIVSMVHDRSVQLSLLLTLLMLYALLGRLSGSHHSGARLEAKVRSLERQVDELQRRQRRPSPKHLGEE